The Drosophila biarmipes strain raj3 chromosome X, RU_DBia_V1.1, whole genome shotgun sequence genome includes the window CAAGTTGTTGTGTTTCGTTCATTAAGAAAAATCGCCAGCTTCTGCTTCATGTATATAAATGATGTATTTTGATTCATGAATCCCATATTAATGTAAAATTCTCCTTTTAAACTTCCAGAGAGCAGATTTTGCGGGTCAAGAACGACGAGAGCATACCGTTCCTGCTGGTGGGCAACAAGTGCGATCTGGACGACAAGCGCAAGGTGGCCCTGAGCGAGTGCCAGCTGAGGGCGCAGCAGTGGGCGGTGCCCTATGTGGAGACCTCGGCTAAAACCCGCGAAAATGTGGACAAGGTGAGTGGTGGAGCGGCTCCCGCCGAGGGGAAGTTGATATTCTTACCACCCCAGAGGAGGAAGCGATACGATCCATTCGCGAGGCAAATGAAAACACTTTAGAATTGGCAAGCTAAAAGGTTTCTCTCGAACAAGCTAAAACTGCACCCGGTTTTCAGTTCGTTCAACTAGTTTTCCTTACAGAGCCTATTTACTGtgatttgttttttctttgtttcacATACAAACGAAAACATCACTGAGTACCACCTATATTTGACGTTCTATCAAGCAAAACACTCACTTTACAGTGTATTCTTATCATGTTGTTTGAGTTTCATCAAACTGTAGAGCTGGTTTGTGATTAGAAAAACCAACACTCGTCCACTGAAAAGTATTTGCGAGTCTTAGGGGagaaaaaaacttaaaacttaaatttaagtgGTTACgagaattattattaaaaaaagtagcAAAAAAATAAGGGTCATAGTTATGCTATTTGCTCTCCTAGaaagtgttattttttaagatgttaaaaacagaattatAGACTAAGCTAATCCAAGTTCAAAGATCTCTCTGTCTTTATAGTCATACGCTCAATTCAAGGCTAACATTTCGAGCGTTTGCAAATGATAATGATAAGTGGGGGCGTTCAGATAACAAAGCCATTGAAAAAATGTCAGCAGTTTTGCtatggtttttaaaaaatataaaaatcttaTCGGGAAGCAAAACAATCAAGGGAAAAACCTAATGATGAATTAAACTGTAATATGGTACAAATGAAACAGAAAAATCCTATAATCTTATAGTATTAGAAAATGTATTACTAGTAAAATAATGGGATTCTTTTGAAGAATTGCACTTTTGATGATcattaaaattagaaaattagTAGCAAAGTAGTTTTTATTATGTATTCACtaagtatttaatttaaaatctttatttaaatttaagcaaataGACAAAGACCCCATAGAGAAGCTAAGAAACCTCTGATTTATAGTTTTCTTGGTAAATCAAGttgatttattttcccagCCACACATACACAGCGAaccacacacagatacacacacacgcacacagctgAACACACAATTAAtgcactgcaaaaaatataaagtcgTAGGCTAACTATCCATGCTTTCAACGTTGTAGTTGCctttaacaaatattatttacattttattttgtacttgTATTGATATACATATGCCAAGAGCTAATTAATAGACCTCCATGTAAACGAAATggaaatgtgtgtgtgtaattATGTTGGTTCGATCTCTGAccattatttatatattgaaCTTGCGTTTACTAATTGACTCTCTGATGCTGATGACTTTGTATATGACTCTTAATTCCCAATCCACAATTACAggtattttttgatttgatgCGCGAAATAAGATCACGAAAAACCGAAGATTCGAAAGCCACGAGCGGGCGTGCTAAAGATAGATGCAAGAAGCGGAGACTTAAGTGTACCCTACTTTAGGCATTAGGTGCATACAACTCTTCCACTATCAAATACGATCTATAATATGTATCCTATATGAGTATATGACCACACCCACCTAACCCGTAGACACTCTAATTCGTTGCTTTTAACCCCCAGCTTGATTGCTTTCGGCACTTTCTCAATCTATTTTACTAATAACTTGACCTTGGttcaatttatatatatatatattatttttttttacatttccgCTTGTTGGATTTATTTATATgattttgtataatatttcGTTTACCAACACTGAACATACAACTAACTCTTCTAAAAACACATGAAAGCTTTAACCTTCTAGATAGACTAGCACTGAAATTTGGGATAAACACTGAAGAAAAATTGATAGCAATATTAATAGCATAGATCGAGATTTGGAGTTTCTAATTTAGCCTTTATAGGTATACATTTTTGAGGTTATGTTTAAGAATCGATAACATTCCCACGGGTTTATGCTTTTtataaatggaaataaatcattataaaattgtaatttacaATTTCCTATTTTGTCATTCCCAATAAGTgttactaaaactaaaaagtttcaAAAGCATAGGTTATCGATTTCTTTTTTGAAAtgtataaatttttttcaaaggACTCCACCCTCTAATATGGGGTATTCGCATGAATATGTTTGGTATAAACAGTTTTTCAATGGTGAACAAACAATGAAAGCCTTATTACGTTTTACCAAGGTTTAAGAACTAAAGGTTTTggttttataaacaaaatattacatttcctAAGGAACCTAAAACTTTCCAGATGACACTAACACTTCCACAAAAACCCACACAAGTTGTACATACACATACACGCTTATACAAACACTTTTATAAAACAAGATTGTTTggaactattttttttaagcatttcaataaatttgaatttgctTTTGAAATATGCTTGACATTTtcacataatttaatttggttcgGTTGTATTTCTTAAAACCTTTCTTTTAGTGTATGAAAACCATAAGCAAAATACAAAGAACGGGTAGTTTCTCAGCTTTAACAAACTAAGAGATAATActacatttttacattttcctCTCTTATTTTTCTGGACTTAATTTGTTAGTTTTGAAATTTCCTGTTCTATGGTGAATGAAGAAAGTTTAAGACACTGCTTAAACTTTTCCTTTGTTTGTTCTTTCTTCTTTGGTTTTAGAGACTTTTCAAAATTTCTGTAATTatagaaaaacaatttaaccCCACCACCTGAAAAATTAATGATGAAAACGTGTAATGAAATAcaaaatgtactaataaatcTCTGTTATATGTCCAGGTATTTTATGATCTAATCAGGGATATTTCATCGCGTAAAAAACAACGTCAGACGGACGTGAAACAGCCGCCGAAGCCCAATTCTCATTGCTGCCAACTGCTGTAGgatgaacaacaacaaccagaacATCAATAACCGACAACCATACGATGAACAACaaacaactgcagcagcaacaacttgGAAAACAACAACGGCCACACGGATAACACCAACCACAGAGTAGAAGATGGAGAACAGACCGAtatgttaataaataattaacttaGAGAACACCAGAACAACACACGCAAACAGcagaaattatcaaaatttaGTTGCCACACACTCAGAACTCAAACTCAAACACGTACTCCAAGTTAACTTGCATTgtaatatacataaatatattatttaggCAATCGATTTACcccgaaaaaatgaaaagcagCACAGCAGCTTACAAATTCTGTCGTTTAGTTTTCGTTTTTTCCTTCAACTTATCGATTTTTGTGTTGCcccgtaaaaataaaatgttaaaactaAAACAACCACTAAAGCTTAAACGTATTAAATATAATCGCTCTTAGACACCTAAACGAAAAGCCCGTAATAATTATgcaatttaataaatgatATAGATATTTCTCTTGTTTAATTATACATatgcatacattttttgtaatattttaaagtttaatagCGAAATGCAAACAACACAAACCAACAAGAAACCACACAGAAaagctttttataaatacatctaaatatatatatttaaatatatacgaAATAgtttaaagtataaaaaacACTTCGCATGCTAGAGAAGAGAAGTAAATAGAaaggaaaacgaaaacaaaaagatatCTCCAATTATTAATTGTAAACGAAGTGAAtcgaaacaaatttttaatgcaatttttgtaattttctaaACCGAAAGCAAATGAGTAGggataaataaacaaacaaaaaacacacacaaaagaACAATGATGAACTGATGTTTGCAGCAAGCATTGGAGATTTTTCTTTACCGCAAAGTTACTTTTTTTCCACGCTAAAACACATCCAACATATATTTAGCAATTACTCCCGATTCCCGATTGATTTGCTcctttgtttacttttgtaaCTGCATTCtgtattgtaatatttaagctattattattatgataattattattattaaatatataagttaTATATGCAAGCGATTGATGGTTGGTTCAACTTTTGTATTAAGCATTTCCCTCGTTTTTCCTGTGAAAATTGTTGCAAAAAACGCGAAAACACAGCTAGAACACtcaaccattttttttttgttctttccTCCTCACAGACACTCCCGCATATATCCAACACAAAATCAAGCAAGAACccgcattttttttatataaatatatatacatatacaaacTATAATTACGAGAGTTAAAAATGGCGATTGATGGAGTGTATGTTTAGCTTGACTCAGAAATAAACCGAAAAATATGAGAAATACAGAAGAAAACTTTGTTTACTTCCTGggcctgaaagtatgcagtgtaaaatattatttttgggaGCCATAACTACTTCTGAATTTTTCAGCTATCTTTTGGATATGGAACCCTCCACGTTGAACATAATTCCCTAGCTGGTTTTCAAGGAttggcattttaattattatatattctaaCCAACCAGAAAATTGTTAAACAGTTCAAAACCCCCTTTCCCCCCAaacaaaaacgattttttatgAACTCTGCTTTGAAAtctctgtttttatttttttttacgcattttctgttttctttacacatttacatttatataatatatatatatatatcgttcttcatatatattctttttttacgCTTTTTTACTTCTTGACATACTCTTACgattttgttggtttttttgtttgtttattttgtttgcatttcgtttaaaattaattttacaagTTACATTTACAGCTAAAAAGGTTTTCTctcgttttcttttttgtttgaaattgttttttgttataatcttttcttgtttttgttgttgtctgCTTTctctataaatataattttttttgttgagtTTTCtcctttgttttgttgtttttttgttgtgtatatttaatgATAATTATAATTTGCAATACTCCCGATTTGTTTTCAACTTAAAGAACAAACTTGtttaaacattaataattAGTTAAGTTACGCTTAAATTTCTAAAATGAAATCGTTTTGTTGTTTGCTGTTTTCCttgtttctttgtttttttttttgtttaataaaaattacgcCAAAAATTATTATGTTCAATCATTTGTTAACTGCCTACTTACAAAGgacgttaaaaaaaattcaagaaaaaacattttcaaaatgtgtTTTTAGTTAATACaacgaaaaaaaacataaattaaagaacATAAAATCTAAGTTAGGAGTTAAGGTTAATTCTTCAAACGTGTGTTGGTtggtattattaattttatacattttcttttatgATTAGTAACAGAAATCGAGTGACAGACACAGGCATATTTCACTACATAGTTAATTCAATTTCTCCTTCAACTTATGCGACTAAAGCATTTTACATTCAAACACATTTACACAGACGTTccatacacatatatatatatttctagtttatagatttcgattttttatgGTTACTTGCTCTTTCCCTTCGTGTAAAACTCTCCtgtgtgaaaataatttttgattttctgtCCCTTTggtaaaaaaatctaaaaaaaaattaggtcCCCCTCGAtggaaaaaaaactgaaagcTTGACAGTTGCCCCGCATGTGttttaaagtatttacaaaatatatggAAAATTTCACGCTATCCGACCGGCTGGCTCACGATTTAGTTTgtgtatacaaatatatagatagatgatATATAGTTTTATATTCATTGCCCCGACGTAAAAAATTTGCAAATATTCAAGGGGAGTAGAGAGAGACGACCTGCTCGCGCCATCTCTGTCTGTCCCTCATTATTGTTCAAGAGATATCTTTTGCTAATACTTGTATCAATCCTCCCCTGCCTCCTTTCTAGATACATAtgtgtaatatatatatatatatatatatatgctaaCACATACACATTGAAAAAAATGCTCCAAAATATAACATTCAGTTTTATGTTGCTGCTTTTTGCTAGATTTTCCCTTATCGTGATAATTGTGTTGTCTATTTCTAAGTTACTTTCGttctttcctttttgtttttgttttgtattacCTTTccttgtatataaatatttttataagcttTAGATTTTTGGGGGGATGGGGGAAGTGGTGTATCAAATTTTCTGTTTCTACTTTGATTCCGTTTCAATGGCTTTAAGGCGGGAATTGAAATTGCAAGAGAAGGTGTGGTTCAGACGCAATCACTACATACATATTGTACCATATATGATAATGTCTTATATGCGTGTCTTTCCAGAACAAGATCAAAAGCAGAAATtctctaaaaaaaattcagttAAATAGGGGAGAAGGGGGCGTGGTGTGTGGGTGTGGCTTTTGTTAGCTTATTGCACTATTACACATTTTTGCTACGatgttttgtttgcttgctACATTAATATCTAATTCAAATATGGGTATTACACAGATACAACACTCTCTGGCCAGCTCTTCACTTTAGTTTTACATACTATTGGttaattttgttgtttgcaAACTCACACATACTTGACATacaagcactctaatttgatATATAATTctattgatttgatttttgcttcgtttcggtatttttttttttgtgtttttatatGTTAAGTTTTGTGGTTTCGCTTTtgaaagaagaagaaagtaTATCGtccaaaagaaattatttctgGTTCAGTTTTTTGGTCAAGAAAAGAGACATCTATCTTTTTTCGTTTTAGCATTTTTCTTTTGCCACATGAATTTTGGAAATTCTGCTTTTACATATTTCTAATTTATAAACTTCTTCTTCTAAGGTttagatacatatatatatgtagatatatatatacttataaaGCGTTACCCATTGGTGGTTTCTGTTTCAACAGCgcattttggttttgttttttgttttcctgttTTACATTTAAGTGTGCTATTCTTCTTGGTGTTCTTTTTTCTCTTCTTTTCTAGGCTTCACTATAAAGTAGTACAATTAGATATATAatgtatatagtatatatgcATGTTGATGggcctgtgtgtgtggtgtgtgtatCTTGTAGATTGGTTTGTTGTGATTTCTCAagctgttgttgttgaatGCTGGCTGTCGTTGTTGGTTTGCGTTTATTTAATTGGTCTTctcttgttgctgttgttgttggtttattgttggtgttgttgctgctgctagcTCTTTTCTCCCGCGTTGTTGctgtttctttaaaaattatttattaaaaaataattttcttcttCACTTTGTTGATTTTCAAAATCGATGCTAAGTGTTGGGCGGAACTGTTAGatagcttttgttttttatttttgttttacataaaaattacagtttttaatgttttccctctgctgttgttgctactgttgttgttttcaatGTGTGCGAAAGTGTGTGACATATGTTATATTTTCTTCTCTTGCTTTAAGAAAAATGAGTTTTTAGAGAACCTTCTTCTAGTTGTtgttacattttgttttcataAAGGTGGGAGCTGTTGCACACAAttcagttgttgttgttgttttcattATTGTTGTAGGTGTTTGTTGGTTTACTGTGCCGTAGTCCCAGCACTGAGCATCAGGAAATTGTAGTTGCGATCCTTGTCCGCCTGATGGAAACCTGTTGAAAAGACGGTATTAGTggttttttcagttttcttaagtttaaatatttaattcaccAACTGGTGTTGTGACTTTAAAAGGTTTTCTCTGATTACAATCATTTTTGTTAAGTGAAAACTCCATTAAATGGTTTACAAATAATTgtttaatcatttaaaaataataaaaggcaattagtttcactttttttgtgattttcaGTCAATGTTTTTGGAAAAcgacttttttaaatactttgaatttcaaaatataaaaggtaaaaaaaactaaaaaagacataagaaaatataaaaatatttttagaacgTTTTTACAAAGAAAAGTACCAGATATTTTTTCGAGTTTACCCCTCTTAAGTacataaattcaattacaaatcCCTGTTGGTGGATTTCCCAAGTGCCCGTATGGACTCTATCCTCACCATTTGCTGATCCGCCGCCAGCTGGCACAGCAGCGGCCACGATGGTGGCACCGCCATTCAGGGCGTTGGCCGCACCACCCGCACCGCCATGGAATTTCAGGCCAACATTGCGGGCGCCCACCAAATGGGCGGTGGCCGTGGGCGTGgtgatctgctgctgctgctgttgcgtaGGCGACGACGAGCTGGACGACGTActggatgatgatgatgacgacgaggaggacgaggacgaggatgaCGATGAGGAGGAAGAGGATGAGGACGACGATGAGGAGCCGCCGCCCATAAACGAGGCCGACGAGGAGACGCCACTGGACGAGGAGCTGGGCGACGGCGATGGCGTCGATGGCGTGGGCGAGCCACGTGTAATGGTGGCCACATTAGTGGCTCCCATTCCCGATGGACTGCCCGCTGGGCTACCATTGTGGtggtgctgcagctgctgctgctgctgctgctgctggattGCCGCTGGTGAGATTGCCGGTatgttgccattgccattcTTAATTGTCATGATACCCATGGCCGGAGTGagtgttgtggttgttgtggcTCCTCCTGTGTGGTTGCCATTGAGTTTGCTGCTAatgctgctggctgctgcgGTTACTCCTGCTGCTGATGTGGCTGCTGGTGTggcatttgatttgtttatcaCAGTTGTTAGCTGCTGCTGGGTgaaaaaaatagcaaaaacaTTACATTTAGCTTGGTATTTTGTATGTAAATGTATCTTTGGGGTTTGCAAACTGAATGGTGTGTTGTTTATGTCacattcattaaaatttgtttcctTTCAGAATAATATATTGCCACTGATATTTGTAGGAAATTAAAACctttataatttacattttctttgAACAAGTTATAATGCCGCTAATTGTACTTGTTATACAACAATATTTAGGATTATACATTAATAagctgttttatttaaaattattttataaatgcagtgaatattttaaaaatgaaacattatccataaattatttaagtttaaaacaTTGTAAGCCctgaattataaaatatatattctcatATTATGTTactaatgtttttttaaagatagtTTCACTTGATTATGTTTTCTAtctaaagcaatattttagtttttattttacataaaaaaaaaacatgaaaacaTTGTTCAGCCCAAATTAACATCTATTTTATCAACAATCGATTTTTATAGCTCTAAAAAACCACTAAGCATTCAGTTTACATTCCCCATCGGTGGAATGTCATGTGTTGGTGACATGTCCTCACCCCAGTGGCACAGGCGTTGCCTGCATCGTATAGAATTCGGGTTCCGTTGCGACCACTGGCCGCCGTTGGTGGTGCTggtgtggttgttgttgccagGCAAACGGCTGGAAAAAGAGGGAGAAAGCGCGAGATTAGCGTGGGCATCGATATATCGAGATGTTGAGAATCGAATTGCATAACCCGAAGGTCGTCCGACCCCCAAAGTGCATGCAAAACTTGATCCACATTCttagatacatatatatatatacctttgTCGGCCTGTGGAATGCTTTGCTGATCGGTGGGCGGCGTTTCCTTCCTCAAGCCCAATAGCTTCAGCCGCTTCTGCAGCTCAATCTTCTGCTTCGCCAGCCTCTCCACCTCCGCCTCCTGCTCGCGGCCACGCTGCGTCAATTGCTgcataaaaatacacaaaaggCGGCCATTAATTAATGATTTATACAATTAGTCTGCGCACATTTGTATGGAACGCCTTTTCTATACTACAAATATCAATATATATCAATTAACTAGCAATACAATGGCAGAGATGGGCTAAAGCTGTGGCTATAATGTAGATCCATCTCTAATTCCTTGAACTTCTTTATTTCCAAATCATGATCTTTGGGAAGGCTTTTTCTTgctaattttctatttttattatattttagaaaGCATTTCCTCCTTAACTTCAACTACTTCCTTATTTTCTAGTCTCTAACCTTGACATATTGGTGGGCCTTATCGAGTATTGTCAAGTTGGAGGTCTTCTTGCGGTCCTCTTCCCGCATgggcagctccttcttgagcTGGTCGTAGCACTCCTTCAGCTGGGCGCGTCGCTCCTTCTCCAGCTTGTTGTGCACCTCCCGAGTGCCCGCTCTGAAAGCAAATAATGGGGCATTAGTTCGTCTGAATTGTGATTAAAATACCTAGTAAAATACGACTT containing:
- the LOC108025718 gene encoding serine-rich adhesin for platelets isoform X3, giving the protein MSATGGGGIMALLQAAKIIEQRERLPQAGDVLAVGVGVGVALPQSQHQQSLQCKSISIINNNNSSQHNRNSSSISSSSSNGTLATLPFTNGNSNGIAGIGNVNVSVNVNVNANGNGLSNGHSSPRSQLAAAATAARDYEYTSTVVGSAVANGHSEGRPLIPAPRDQQHQHQHQQQQQPHPSSSHLPQFQPQISFGRVGNGMVVYGLPGDSVDSAGVAGSSGGGVGVAGVGGAGTVAMSIASSAPAAGSQLTAHHHTGHGGRRRTTSSNSNGAGTREVHNKLEKERRAQLKECYDQLKKELPMREEDRKKTSNLTILDKAHQYVKQLTQRGREQEAEVERLAKQKIELQKRLKLLGLRKETPPTDQQSIPQADKAVCLATTTTPAPPTAASGRNGTRILYDAGNACATGQQLTTVINKSNATPAATSAAGVTAAASSISSKLNGNHTGGATTTTTLTPAMGIMTIKNGNGNIPAISPAAIQQQQQQQQLQHHHNGSPAGSPSGMGATNVATITRGSPTPSTPSPSPSSSSSGVSSSASFMGGGSSSSSSSSSSSSSSSSSSSSSSSSSSSTSSSSSSPTQQQQQQITTPTATAHLVGARNVGLKFHGGAGGAANALNGGATIVAAAVPAGGGSANGFHQADKDRNYNFLMLSAGTTAQ
- the LOC108025718 gene encoding serine-rich adhesin for platelets isoform X4; the protein is MSATGGGGIMALLQAAKIIEQRERLPQAGDVLAVGVGVGVALPQSQHQQSLQCKSISIINNNNSSQHNRNSSSISSSSSNGTLATLPFTNGNSNGIAGIGNVNVSVNVNVNANGNGLSNGHSSPRSQLAAAATAARDYEYTSTVVGSAVANGHSEGRPLIPAPRDQQHQHQHQQQQQPHPSSSHLPQFQPQISFGRVGNGMVVYGLPGDSVDSAGVAGSSGGGVGVAGVGGAGTVAMSIASSAPAAGSQLTAHHHTGHGGRRRTTSSNSNGAGTREVHNKLEKERRAQLKECYDQLKKELPMREEDRKKTSNLTILDKAHQYVKQLTQRGREQEAEVERLAKQKIELQKRLKLLGLRKETPPTDQQSIPQADKAVCLATTTTPAPPTAASGRNGTRILYDAGNACATGQLTTVINKSNATPAATSAAGVTAAASSISSKLNGNHTGGATTTTTLTPAMGIMTIKNGNGNIPAISPAAIQQQQQQQQLQHHHNGSPAGSPSGMGATNVATITRGSPTPSTPSPSPSSSSSGVSSSASFMGGGSSSSSSSSSSSSSSSSSSSSSSSSSSSTSSSSSSPTQQQQQQITTPTATAHLVGARNVGLKFHGGAGGAANALNGGATIVAAAVPAGGGSANGFHQADKDRNYNFLMLSAGTTAQ